From Paenibacillus polymyxa, the proteins below share one genomic window:
- a CDS encoding general stress protein, whose protein sequence is MNQTNHKSYAKVVENGVQAVEAVNELRNTGYRYEDVFVLAHDQDRTDRIADTVAAKEIGIKEEGVFDSLANLFRSRGDELRAKITSLGFTDTEADFYEKELDQGKVLVIAKKA, encoded by the coding sequence ATGAATCAGACCAATCATAAATCTTATGCCAAGGTGGTAGAGAACGGTGTACAAGCCGTTGAAGCTGTGAATGAGTTGCGTAACACGGGCTATCGTTATGAGGATGTGTTCGTGCTCGCTCATGATCAGGATCGGACGGATCGTATCGCAGATACGGTAGCTGCCAAGGAAATCGGGATTAAAGAAGAGGGCGTTTTTGACTCCTTAGCGAATTTGTTCCGTTCTCGTGGCGATGAGCTTCGTGCTAAAATCACTTCCTTAGGTTTTACCGATACGGAAGCAGATTTTTATGAAAAAGAATTGGATCAGGGTAAAGTGCTGGTTATTGCGAAAAAAGCGTGA
- a CDS encoding DUF1328 domain-containing protein — MLKWSALFLVFAVIAGILGFFGIVVSVAATIAKMLFVLFLVLFVISLFTGRKRAS, encoded by the coding sequence ATGCTGAAATGGTCGGCTTTATTCTTAGTTTTTGCTGTGATCGCCGGGATTTTAGGTTTTTTTGGTATCGTCGTCTCCGTAGCAGCTACAATAGCCAAAATGTTATTTGTGCTATTTTTGGTCTTATTCGTTATTTCACTTTTTACCGGAAGAAAACGAGCTTCATAG
- a CDS encoding PP2C family protein-serine/threonine phosphatase — MRILIVDDNPTNVIIIREILKKENYRDVISASSAAEMLEHLGIGDRTISLRPRPSDIDLVLLDMMMPEMDGIEACSIVQEYEHLKDIPIIMVTAVGDSKKLAEALDVGAVDYVTKPINKVELMARIRSALRLKQEKDWHKDRDQRIQDELKLAAMVQQAVLSPAIQDPMLQANALYQPSFELAGDLYSWYPLGEGRYAIILLDMMGHGISSSLFCMFIASVLKDTVTTYVEPEKVIQELNRRFNQLDLGKQLVQYYFTAIYMVIDTRSRRIDYVNAGHPPGLLFNQDGSITKLDRACSPVGLFDKIDAEMHTIYYEGTGHIALYTDGLLETVEGEYEEQLEYLTACLRKYEEWNEEAMLDAFFRNEGPQDRDDDKCLIWISLKEGESLHENQK, encoded by the coding sequence ATGAGAATTCTAATTGTTGATGATAATCCAACGAATGTCATTATTATTCGTGAAATACTAAAAAAAGAAAATTATCGCGATGTGATCTCTGCCAGCTCGGCCGCAGAAATGCTGGAACATTTGGGAATCGGCGACCGTACCATTAGTCTTCGCCCCCGTCCTTCGGATATTGATTTGGTGCTGCTCGATATGATGATGCCTGAAATGGATGGCATTGAAGCTTGCAGTATTGTACAGGAATATGAACATTTAAAAGATATTCCGATTATTATGGTCACCGCTGTAGGCGATTCTAAAAAATTGGCCGAAGCTCTGGATGTGGGAGCCGTTGATTATGTCACAAAGCCGATCAACAAGGTAGAGCTAATGGCGCGAATTCGATCTGCCTTGCGTCTTAAACAGGAAAAAGACTGGCATAAGGACCGGGATCAGCGAATTCAGGATGAATTGAAACTGGCTGCGATGGTGCAGCAGGCGGTGCTGAGTCCTGCCATTCAGGACCCTATGCTGCAAGCGAATGCACTGTACCAGCCTTCCTTTGAACTGGCGGGAGATTTATATTCATGGTATCCGCTAGGAGAAGGGAGATATGCCATCATTTTGCTCGATATGATGGGCCATGGCATTTCTTCTTCTTTGTTTTGCATGTTCATTGCGTCTGTACTCAAGGATACGGTGACCACGTATGTGGAGCCGGAGAAGGTCATACAAGAGCTGAATCGTCGTTTTAATCAACTGGACCTGGGCAAGCAGCTGGTACAGTATTATTTTACGGCGATTTATATGGTGATTGATACTCGTTCACGGCGAATTGACTATGTAAATGCAGGGCATCCTCCCGGCTTGCTGTTCAATCAGGACGGTAGCATAACCAAATTAGACCGTGCGTGTAGTCCGGTCGGATTGTTTGATAAAATTGATGCAGAGATGCACACGATTTATTACGAAGGAACTGGGCATATCGCTTTGTATACAGATGGCTTGCTGGAGACGGTAGAAGGTGAATATGAGGAACAATTGGAGTATCTGACTGCCTGTCTGCGCAAGTATGAGGAATGGAATGAAGAAGCGATGCTGGATGCGTTTTTTCGTAACGAGGGGCCGCAGGATCGCGATGATGATAAGTGCCTGATCTGGATTTCATTGAAAGAGGGAGAGAGCTTGCATGAAAATCAGAAATAA
- a CDS encoding DUF948 domain-containing protein, with translation MLTQVSIFIIAIAFAVLVIYLIKTLKAAQGSLDKVTQTLQEVQKTVDELSYEVKQTVRHANDITADVDHKLKQVEPVMESVKNLGEVLSEVTLAAKQASTALMTRLQKSRSTASSTSGTEKAIKSTGSNRPLTATERTVQSYNATYGEPAGKPAKNWLGYVDIAAGVWQKMRQ, from the coding sequence ATGTTAACACAGGTAAGCATTTTTATTATTGCTATCGCATTTGCCGTACTCGTTATTTACCTTATTAAGACATTGAAAGCAGCTCAAGGTTCTCTAGATAAGGTAACTCAAACCTTGCAGGAAGTACAAAAGACAGTCGATGAACTAAGTTATGAAGTAAAACAAACGGTTCGACATGCAAATGACATCACCGCAGACGTTGATCATAAATTGAAGCAAGTGGAACCTGTGATGGAGTCGGTTAAAAACCTGGGGGAGGTACTCAGCGAAGTGACGCTGGCCGCCAAGCAGGCTTCAACAGCGTTAATGACACGCCTTCAGAAGTCACGTAGCACTGCGAGCAGCACTTCCGGAACGGAGAAGGCGATCAAGTCAACGGGATCGAACAGACCTTTGACTGCAACAGAGCGGACGGTTCAGAGCTACAATGCCACTTATGGGGAACCTGCGGGCAAGCCGGCTAAGAACTGGCTGGGTTATGTAGACATCGCTGCTGGGGTGTGGCAGAAAATGCGTCAGTAG
- a CDS encoding cation diffusion facilitator family transporter, giving the protein MVNVYDEIRKGERGAWVSIAAYLLLSAFKLISGYIFASSALLADGFNNVTDIVVSIAVLIGLRISQKPPDSDHTYGHFRAETIAALLASFIMAVVGLQVLIDGIGSIFKGGKQTPDITSAGVAVICAVIMFGVYLYNNRLARQINNKALLAAAKDNLSDALVSVGAAVGIIGAQFGLPWLDTVAAIVVGFIICKTAWEIFRDSTHSLTDGFDEQELSDLRSTIALIPGVEGIRDVKARVHGNHALVDVVIEVNPQLSLIEGHRISDRIEERLQEVHNTMHVHVHVEPKL; this is encoded by the coding sequence GTGGTAAATGTCTATGATGAAATACGAAAAGGTGAGCGAGGGGCGTGGGTAAGCATTGCTGCTTATCTTTTGCTGTCCGCTTTTAAGCTGATTAGCGGATATATATTTGCCTCTAGCGCGTTGCTGGCCGATGGATTCAACAATGTCACCGATATTGTGGTGTCGATTGCTGTATTAATCGGTCTAAGAATCTCCCAGAAACCACCAGATTCCGACCATACCTATGGACATTTTCGGGCCGAAACGATCGCGGCGCTGCTGGCGTCCTTTATTATGGCTGTCGTTGGTTTGCAGGTGCTGATTGACGGAATCGGAAGCATTTTTAAGGGAGGAAAGCAAACACCGGATATTACCTCTGCGGGTGTGGCTGTGATTTGCGCAGTGATTATGTTCGGGGTGTACCTGTACAATAACAGGCTCGCTCGGCAAATCAACAACAAGGCGTTGCTGGCTGCGGCCAAGGATAATCTATCAGATGCACTCGTCAGTGTTGGAGCAGCAGTGGGCATTATTGGCGCACAGTTCGGGCTGCCGTGGTTGGATACTGTGGCGGCGATCGTGGTAGGATTCATTATTTGTAAAACGGCGTGGGAGATTTTTAGGGATTCCACACATAGCTTGACTGATGGATTTGATGAGCAAGAACTGTCCGACTTACGGAGTACGATTGCTCTTATACCTGGAGTAGAAGGAATTCGAGACGTTAAGGCACGGGTACACGGTAACCACGCACTGGTGGATGTGGTCATTGAGGTGAATCCGCAACTCAGTCTGATCGAAGGACATCGGATTAGCGACCGGATTGAGGAACGTCTACAAGAGGTTCATAATACAATGCACGTTCATGTCCATGTAGAACCTAAATTATAG
- a CDS encoding ABC-F family ATP-binding cassette domain-containing protein, with translation MISTSGVTLRYGKRPLFEDVNIKFTPGNCYGLIGANGAGKSTFLKILSGEIEANSGEVHMTPGERMAVLKQNHYEYDEFPVLETVIMGHTRLYEIMKEKDALYAKAEFSEADGLRAGELEGEFAELNGWDAEPDAAALLIGLGIPRDLHDKKMAEMSGNDKVRVLLAQALFGRPNNLLLDEPTNHLDLESIQWLENFLMDYEGTVIVVSHDRHFLNKVCTHIADIDFGKIQMYVGNYDFWYESSQLALTLARDANKKKEEKIKELQAFIQRFSANASKSKQATSRKKQLDKITLDDIRPSNRKYPFINFKPEREAGKQLLTVDSLSKTVEGEQVLNEFSLVVNKGDKIAFVGPNGLPKTTLFQILMNELEADNGEFSWGITTSQAYFPKDNSTYFEGVDLNLVDWLRQYSKDQDETFLRGFLGRMLFSGEEALKKASVLSGGEKVRCMLAKMMLNGANVLLLEEPTNHLDLESITALNNGLIDFDGTILFTSHDHQFIQTIANRIVEITPNGVIDRTMSYDEYLENEEIAQLRERMYPVEIG, from the coding sequence ATGATCAGTACAAGCGGCGTAACGCTTCGTTATGGTAAACGCCCACTTTTTGAAGACGTAAATATCAAATTTACTCCTGGGAACTGCTATGGCCTGATTGGGGCGAATGGCGCGGGTAAATCCACCTTTTTGAAAATTCTTTCCGGTGAAATTGAAGCCAATTCAGGTGAGGTTCACATGACACCGGGCGAACGGATGGCTGTCCTCAAGCAGAACCATTATGAATACGATGAATTTCCGGTTCTGGAAACCGTTATTATGGGTCATACGCGTCTGTATGAAATCATGAAGGAAAAGGATGCACTGTACGCCAAAGCGGAGTTTTCCGAAGCAGACGGTTTACGTGCTGGTGAATTGGAAGGCGAATTTGCAGAGCTGAACGGTTGGGATGCCGAGCCGGATGCGGCTGCATTGTTGATCGGTCTGGGGATTCCGCGTGATCTGCATGACAAAAAAATGGCTGAAATGAGCGGCAACGACAAAGTGCGCGTTCTGTTGGCACAAGCGTTGTTTGGTCGTCCGAACAATTTGCTGCTTGATGAGCCTACCAACCATTTGGATCTCGAATCCATTCAGTGGCTGGAGAACTTCCTGATGGACTATGAAGGCACCGTCATCGTTGTATCCCATGACCGTCACTTCTTGAACAAGGTATGTACGCATATTGCGGATATTGATTTTGGTAAAATCCAGATGTATGTCGGCAACTATGACTTCTGGTACGAGTCCAGCCAGCTTGCACTTACACTGGCTCGCGATGCGAACAAGAAAAAGGAAGAAAAAATCAAAGAACTGCAAGCCTTTATTCAGCGCTTTTCTGCGAATGCTTCCAAGTCCAAACAAGCAACTTCGCGTAAAAAGCAACTGGATAAAATTACGCTGGACGACATCCGTCCATCGAACCGTAAATATCCGTTCATTAACTTCAAGCCTGAGCGTGAAGCGGGCAAACAATTGCTGACTGTAGATAGCCTCAGTAAAACCGTGGAAGGCGAGCAAGTGCTGAACGAGTTCAGTCTGGTCGTGAACAAAGGCGATAAAATTGCGTTTGTAGGTCCGAACGGTCTCCCTAAAACAACGCTCTTCCAGATCTTGATGAACGAACTGGAAGCGGATAATGGTGAATTTTCCTGGGGGATTACAACGAGCCAAGCGTATTTCCCGAAAGATAACTCCACTTATTTTGAAGGTGTGGATCTGAATCTGGTGGACTGGTTGCGTCAATATTCCAAGGATCAGGATGAAACGTTCCTGCGCGGCTTCTTGGGACGTATGCTTTTCTCAGGCGAAGAAGCGCTTAAGAAAGCAAGTGTGCTGTCCGGGGGAGAAAAGGTTCGCTGTATGCTGGCAAAAATGATGCTGAACGGTGCTAACGTACTGCTTCTGGAAGAACCGACCAACCACTTGGACTTGGAATCTATCACAGCGCTGAACAATGGTCTGATCGATTTTGACGGGACTATTTTGTTCACTTCTCATGACCATCAGTTCATTCAAACCATCGCGAATCGCATCGTGGAAATTACACCAAACGGCGTAATCGACCGTACGATGAGCTATGATGAATACTTGGAAAATGAAGAAATCGCTCAATTGCGTGAACGCATGTATCCGGTAGAAATCGGCTAA
- a CDS encoding SH3 domain-containing protein, protein MRRRVMGMLMTSAALLAAIHVAPGQVDAAASTTASTGQKAVIQAAVKLRSGPSTTGDVVSFMKQGEAVTVLEKTNNYWYKVKTSDGVTGYTSSSDKYIKVGATSVAAAVTPSASRKTEASESAKTVSASVKNVSTKEAPASVNSSAGQTKATIQTSVRLRAEASTSSEVLGYMNTGDVVTITDSSNAYWFKITTADGTVGYVSSSPQYIRIGEGVVVQQPVASSAAPASDTTALPAVASPASTVSLLSGDAAASIEQVIDTGMTYLGTPYEYGSDRNSTATFDCSAFTRQIFRQAVGIQLPADSRSQGEWIKQNSQPNTDMTTLKRGDLLFFTNYNASSGAYTSLDNSSQTITHVAVYLGDNKLLHTFSVAAGGVKVTDFSKPWQDRFLFGGSVIQ, encoded by the coding sequence TTGAGAAGACGCGTGATGGGAATGCTCATGACGTCAGCCGCGCTGTTGGCAGCAATTCATGTGGCGCCGGGTCAGGTTGACGCAGCGGCATCGACTACAGCATCCACAGGACAGAAGGCGGTTATCCAGGCGGCTGTAAAGCTTAGATCTGGCCCTTCCACTACGGGCGATGTAGTCAGCTTTATGAAGCAGGGAGAGGCCGTAACGGTATTGGAGAAAACAAACAACTATTGGTATAAGGTCAAGACTTCTGATGGAGTAACCGGCTACACAAGCAGCTCTGACAAGTACATAAAAGTTGGCGCTACCAGCGTCGCTGCTGCTGTCACCCCGTCCGCCAGCCGTAAAACGGAAGCCTCAGAGTCAGCTAAAACTGTTTCAGCTTCAGTTAAAAATGTTTCAACTAAAGAGGCTCCGGCTTCAGTGAATAGTTCTGCCGGTCAAACGAAAGCTACGATTCAAACGTCCGTTCGTTTGCGGGCGGAGGCATCCACTTCTTCCGAGGTTCTGGGCTATATGAATACAGGGGATGTCGTTACGATTACCGATTCCAGTAACGCGTATTGGTTTAAGATCACCACTGCTGATGGTACAGTAGGCTATGTCAGCTCATCTCCACAATATATTCGTATTGGTGAGGGGGTTGTTGTGCAGCAGCCTGTGGCATCTTCGGCTGCACCCGCTTCAGATACTACTGCTCTACCTGCGGTAGCGTCTCCTGCTTCGACGGTTAGCTTGCTTTCTGGTGATGCAGCGGCCTCAATCGAACAGGTTATTGACACAGGTATGACTTACCTTGGAACACCTTATGAATATGGTTCTGATCGCAACAGTACGGCTACTTTTGATTGCTCGGCATTTACTCGCCAAATTTTCCGTCAGGCTGTAGGGATCCAGCTCCCGGCAGATTCTCGTTCACAGGGTGAGTGGATCAAGCAGAACAGTCAGCCGAATACAGATATGACTACACTGAAGCGTGGCGATCTGCTCTTTTTTACAAATTATAATGCATCTTCCGGGGCGTACACGTCCTTGGATAATTCCTCCCAAACGATTACGCATGTAGCTGTATACTTGGGAGACAACAAGCTTCTCCATACGTTTTCTGTAGCGGCCGGTGGTGTAAAAGTTACGGATTTCAGCAAGCCTTGGCAGGATCGTTTCCTGTTTGGGGGCAGCGTGATCCAATAA
- a CDS encoding CheR family methyltransferase, whose protein sequence is MTSKDMADNAANEVKSNDNEREMIEIELLLEGIHRLYGYDFRNYALPSIKRRIYYHAQSENVSTISGLQEKVLHDRSAFDRLVQSLSIPVTEMFRDPELFLIFRQKIIPILRTYPYIRIWHAGCSTGEEVYSMAIMLHEEGLYDKARIYATDMNNLSLQQAKEGVYGIDRMKLYTKNYLESGGTQSFSEYYTAKYDSVMFHPFLRKNIIFAEHNLATDRSFNEFNVIFCRNVMIYFNDELRNHVHGLFYDSLSHFGVLVLGAKESIHFTDYSDSYEPLDRVEKIYRKIK, encoded by the coding sequence ATGACATCGAAGGATATGGCGGATAATGCTGCTAATGAAGTGAAATCGAATGACAATGAGCGGGAAATGATTGAGATTGAGCTGTTGCTGGAAGGTATACATCGGCTGTACGGCTACGATTTTCGCAACTACGCTCTGCCATCGATCAAGCGGCGTATTTATTATCATGCGCAGTCCGAGAACGTAAGCACGATATCAGGACTTCAGGAGAAGGTGCTGCATGATCGCAGCGCCTTTGATAGACTGGTACAGAGTCTTTCCATTCCGGTGACCGAGATGTTTCGCGACCCGGAGCTGTTTTTAATTTTCAGGCAAAAAATCATTCCTATTTTACGGACGTATCCGTATATCCGAATATGGCATGCAGGTTGCTCCACAGGTGAGGAAGTGTATTCTATGGCAATCATGCTGCATGAGGAAGGCTTATATGACAAGGCCCGTATTTATGCGACGGATATGAATAACCTGTCTTTACAACAAGCGAAGGAAGGCGTATATGGGATTGACCGAATGAAGCTGTATACCAAAAATTATTTGGAATCTGGGGGCACACAATCGTTCTCTGAATATTATACAGCCAAGTATGATTCGGTAATGTTTCATCCCTTTTTACGAAAAAATATCATTTTTGCTGAGCACAATTTAGCGACAGACCGGTCATTTAACGAGTTCAATGTTATTTTTTGCCGGAATGTTATGATTTATTTTAACGATGAACTTCGCAACCATGTACATGGGTTGTTTTATGATAGCTTGAGTCATTTTGGTGTGTTGGTGCTTGGGGCCAAGGAATCCATACATTTCACCGATTATAGTGATTCCTACGAGCCGCTGGACCGGGTAGAGAAAATATACCGGAAGATTAAATAG
- a CDS encoding response regulator, with protein MKIRNKLLIGFGSLMAILLVLTLISYDRMGSLNEQLNQVYQERYVKVRKTTAIRGQVNDMAKVMANLILNPGSSVSEAKREMDDISATGTKVLASLQTDSGTSEEQQQIDRVAVAWKDYLNYEERLVSLLEQDRIEEANAFRNSTGLPAQEEAMDSINTLAVFQDREIDNDMKQANQAYEESVQITTILMAAGLMMGLLVILWVLPSIAKGLNTVNLMMNGFGKGKYRAISRMSVASKDEIGEVARVFQQLAGDLDEKRKFEHSVLQTQKDQTWLNANTARLTELFRGVNSLEQVAQMFISEFTPILGGSYGAIYLQGKEVEDNRFKLYGSYAKVTGEGSIRDAIQVGEGLLGQCVLDRKPILITEAPEGYLSIGSALGESKPVGIMIFPIMFDDECIGAVEIASLDRFSDLETKLFAQLVESLGIILNNIKGRMRVEQLLRESQALTEELQCQSEELQTQQEELKRSNENLEQQTEELKRSEELLQRQQEELEHFNTELIAKTRALEEQVREVEEKNDEIERARAQLEQQAMQLGITSKYKSEFLANMSHELRTPLNSLLILSQLLSENKEGNLKPKQVEYAQTIYMSGADLLKMIDEILDLSKVDAGKMDINHETVHLKELELFVEQNFAPVAAKRELQLHTEIEENLPDAIISDGYRLKQILRNLLSNAFKFTTEGSISFKVSRANGEQLPGMLNPRKSYLALSVRDTGIGIASDKTDLIFEAFQQVDGTTSRKYGGTGLGLSISRELSKLLGGAITVESEQGQGSCFTLYLPEQTPTEKNMDSHSREALDSTDVLPDYEGVAASAEADLPMIMPAERLPVYQMPVKSGVEDIHPGDDRNEITPQDKVLLIIEDDINFANILYDMARSRGFKALIALKGDDGLNMAHSYLPDAIILDIQLPVMDGWSILGELKGNSSTRHIPVHVISVIDDVKQGLMMGAIAYLKKPSSKESLDKAFSHIKSYTDQMVKRLLVVEDDDNQRKSIIELIDHDDVAITAVSTGKEALNELATQRYDCMVLDLMLSDMTGFELLDRIRENEQLTDLPIIIYTGKDLDSKEETQLRKYAESIIIKDVKSPERLLDETTLFLHRVEANLPEDKRKILQKLYNKEELFEGKKILLVDDDIRNVFALSSVLESYRMEVTFAENGREALEMLEQTPDFDLVLMDMMMPEMDGYEAMRRIRLMPQFEKLPIIALTAKAMKDDRSKCIEAGASDYVKKPIQTEQLLSLMRVWLYS; from the coding sequence ATGAAAATCAGAAATAAACTGCTGATTGGCTTTGGATCGCTTATGGCGATCCTCCTTGTGCTGACGCTAATCAGCTATGACCGGATGGGGAGCTTGAATGAACAGCTGAACCAGGTTTACCAAGAACGATATGTGAAGGTCCGCAAAACAACGGCTATACGCGGACAGGTGAACGATATGGCTAAAGTCATGGCCAATCTGATCTTGAATCCAGGCTCCTCTGTCAGCGAGGCCAAGCGCGAGATGGATGATATTTCTGCTACTGGAACAAAAGTGCTGGCTAGTCTGCAAACGGATTCCGGTACGAGTGAAGAGCAACAGCAGATTGACCGGGTGGCTGTCGCCTGGAAAGATTATCTAAACTATGAAGAGAGACTCGTTTCCTTATTGGAGCAAGATCGTATTGAGGAAGCTAATGCTTTCCGTAATAGCACGGGTCTGCCTGCTCAAGAGGAGGCAATGGACAGCATTAATACCCTAGCTGTTTTCCAAGACCGGGAAATTGATAACGATATGAAGCAGGCCAATCAGGCTTATGAGGAATCTGTGCAGATTACCACAATCCTGATGGCGGCCGGTCTGATGATGGGCTTACTGGTTATTTTGTGGGTGCTTCCTAGCATTGCCAAAGGTCTAAATACCGTTAACCTCATGATGAACGGTTTTGGCAAGGGAAAGTACAGGGCTATCAGCCGGATGAGTGTGGCCTCCAAAGATGAAATCGGAGAGGTTGCTCGTGTGTTTCAACAATTGGCTGGAGACCTGGATGAAAAAAGGAAATTCGAGCATTCCGTCCTTCAAACGCAGAAGGACCAAACTTGGCTTAATGCCAATACTGCTCGATTGACTGAGCTGTTTCGCGGTGTGAATTCACTGGAGCAGGTTGCTCAGATGTTCATTAGTGAGTTTACACCCATTTTGGGGGGCAGCTATGGAGCCATCTACCTGCAAGGAAAAGAGGTAGAAGACAATCGATTCAAGTTATACGGCTCCTATGCAAAGGTGACTGGCGAAGGCTCGATCAGAGACGCTATCCAGGTGGGCGAAGGTTTGCTTGGACAGTGTGTTCTGGATCGTAAGCCAATCTTGATCACAGAGGCACCTGAAGGATACTTGTCCATTGGCTCCGCCTTAGGAGAAAGTAAGCCAGTTGGAATTATGATTTTCCCTATTATGTTCGATGATGAATGCATTGGTGCCGTGGAAATAGCGTCACTGGACCGCTTCAGTGATCTGGAAACGAAGCTGTTTGCTCAGTTAGTGGAGAGTTTGGGAATCATTTTGAACAATATCAAGGGACGGATGCGGGTTGAGCAACTGTTGCGCGAATCACAAGCACTTACCGAGGAATTGCAATGCCAGTCCGAAGAGTTGCAAACTCAGCAAGAAGAGCTCAAGCGTTCTAACGAGAATTTGGAGCAGCAAACAGAGGAGCTTAAGCGTTCCGAGGAATTATTACAGCGTCAACAGGAAGAATTGGAGCATTTTAATACTGAACTGATTGCTAAAACGAGAGCACTGGAAGAACAGGTTCGAGAAGTGGAAGAAAAGAACGATGAGATCGAACGTGCACGAGCCCAGTTGGAGCAACAGGCGATGCAGCTTGGGATCACAAGCAAATACAAATCCGAGTTTTTGGCCAATATGTCGCATGAATTGCGTACTCCGCTAAATAGCTTGCTTATTCTTTCTCAGCTGCTGTCTGAGAACAAGGAAGGCAATCTCAAGCCCAAACAAGTTGAATATGCACAAACCATTTATATGTCGGGCGCGGATTTGTTGAAAATGATTGATGAAATTCTGGATTTATCCAAAGTGGATGCTGGAAAAATGGATATTAACCATGAAACGGTCCATTTGAAGGAACTGGAGCTGTTTGTAGAACAGAATTTTGCTCCAGTCGCAGCCAAACGAGAGCTTCAACTGCATACCGAAATCGAAGAGAATTTGCCAGATGCTATTATAAGTGACGGTTATCGTCTCAAACAAATTTTACGTAACTTACTGTCCAATGCGTTCAAGTTCACCACGGAAGGTTCTATAAGTTTCAAGGTATCTCGGGCAAATGGAGAGCAGCTTCCGGGTATGCTAAATCCACGAAAATCCTATCTGGCTCTATCTGTACGTGATACGGGCATCGGGATTGCTTCGGATAAGACAGATCTGATCTTCGAAGCCTTCCAGCAGGTAGACGGTACGACTAGCCGAAAATACGGGGGAACAGGGCTAGGGCTGTCGATCAGTCGTGAGCTTTCCAAATTGTTGGGCGGTGCCATTACGGTGGAATCCGAGCAGGGGCAGGGCAGTTGCTTCACACTGTATTTGCCGGAACAAACGCCTACGGAAAAGAATATGGATTCTCATTCGAGAGAGGCGCTTGACAGTACAGATGTACTTCCGGATTATGAGGGTGTCGCTGCTTCAGCGGAAGCAGATCTTCCAATGATTATGCCTGCTGAACGCTTACCTGTGTATCAGATGCCTGTGAAGAGCGGAGTAGAGGACATACATCCGGGTGATGACCGAAACGAGATTACCCCGCAGGATAAAGTGCTGCTGATTATTGAGGATGATATTAATTTTGCGAATATTTTGTACGACATGGCCCGTAGTCGTGGCTTTAAGGCGTTGATTGCTCTCAAAGGAGACGATGGGCTGAACATGGCTCATTCTTATTTGCCAGACGCTATTATATTAGATATTCAGTTACCTGTGATGGATGGCTGGTCCATTTTGGGCGAGCTGAAAGGAAACTCATCGACACGTCATATTCCAGTACATGTGATTTCGGTCATTGATGATGTGAAGCAGGGCTTGATGATGGGCGCGATTGCCTATCTCAAAAAGCCTTCTTCAAAGGAAAGTCTGGATAAGGCATTTTCACATATAAAATCTTATACGGACCAAATGGTAAAACGCCTCCTTGTGGTCGAGGATGACGATAACCAGCGCAAGTCCATTATTGAGCTCATTGACCATGATGATGTGGCCATTACGGCGGTATCGACAGGTAAAGAAGCACTAAACGAGCTGGCCACCCAGCGGTATGACTGCATGGTACTGGATCTGATGCTGAGTGACATGACAGGCTTTGAATTGCTCGACCGCATTCGGGAAAATGAGCAGCTCACCGATCTGCCGATCATTATTTATACAGGCAAAGATCTGGATAGTAAGGAAGAAACACAACTTCGAAAATATGCAGAGTCCATTATTATTAAGGATGTCAAATCGCCGGAACGACTTTTGGATGAGACTACGTTGTTCCTGCATCGGGTGGAGGCAAATCTTCCTGAGGACAAACGTAAAATTTTGCAGAAGCTTTATAACAAGGAAGAGCTGTTTGAAGGCAAAAAAATATTGTTGGTAGACGATGATATTCGTAATGTATTTGCTCTGTCCAGTGTGCTGGAAAGCTATCGTATGGAGGTTACCTTTGCAGAAAATGGAAGGGAAGCTCTGGAAATGCTCGAACAGACGCCTGATTTTGATCTGGTGCTGATGGATATGATGATGCCGGAAATGGATGGATATGAAGCAATGCGACGGATTCGATTAATGCCGCAATTCGAGAAGTTGCCTATTATTGCCCTGACAGCCAAGGCGATGAAGGATGATCGTTCCAAGTGTATTGAGGCAGGCGCTTCCGATTATGTAAAAAAACCGATTCAAACCGAACAGCTTTTATCATTAATGCGGGTGTGGTTGTATTCGTAA